One window of Eublepharis macularius isolate TG4126 chromosome 17, MPM_Emac_v1.0, whole genome shotgun sequence genomic DNA carries:
- the OVCA2 gene encoding esterase OVCA2, translating into MAEGGSGPRSLRLLCLHGYRQDATSFRARSGALRKALRGRAELLTVDAPHVVAARAVEASLLEPTEGNGRSWWFSSPQERTFSALEEASSCKGLEESLKAVAEAFAEYGPIDGLLGFSQGAALTAIVCALKQRGDPRFQFDFAILFAGFKSQALDHQIYYQEPIQVPSLHVLGETDRVISAEMSQELSSKFTEPLFLTHPGGHFIPASAAQKKTYLEFLDRFGK; encoded by the exons ATGGCAGAGGGGGGCTCGGGACCACGCTCTTTGCGCTTGCTCTGTCTCCATGGTTACCGCCAGGACGCGACGAGCTTTCGAGCACGCAGCGGGGCCCTGCGGAAAGCCTTGCGCGGGCGCGCCGAGCTGCTGACCGTGGATGCGCCTCACGTGGTAGCCGCGCGAGCAG TGGAGGCCAGCCTGTTGGAACCAACAGAAGGCAACGGTCGCAGCTGGTGGTTTTCCAGCCCCCAGGAGAGGACATTCAGCGCTTTAGAGGAAGCCTCATCTTGCAAAGGTCTGGAAGAATCATTGAAGGCTGTGGCAGAGGCATTTGCAGAATACGGCCCCATTGATGGGCTGCTGGGCTTTAGCCAGGGGGCAGCGCTGACTGCCATTGTTTGCGCCCTGAAGCAACGTGGAGATCCCCGCTTCCAGTTTGACTTTGCCATCCTATTTGCTGGTTTCAAGAGTCAGGCCCTTGATCACCAGATCTATTATCAGGAACCCATCCAGGTGCCCAGCCTGCATGTCCTGGGAGAGACTGACCGTGTCATCTCCGCTGAGATGAGCCAGGAACTTTCCTCCAAGTTTACTGAACCTTTATTTCTGACTCATCCAGGGGGGCACTTCATCCCTGCATCTGCAGCCCAGAAGAAAACCTACCTGGAATTCCTGGATCGTTTTGGGAAGTAA